Proteins co-encoded in one Polaromonas vacuolata genomic window:
- the cgtA gene encoding Obg family GTPase CgtA, whose amino-acid sequence MKFVDEAFIDIAAGDGGAGCVSFSHEKYKEFGGPNGGDGGRGGHVYAVADINLNTLVDFRFSRRHDARNGGHGMGSDMFGAKGDDVILKMPVGSILTDAETGETLFELLVPGEQVLIAKGGDGGFGNLRFKSSTNRAPRSKTPGWPGERKSLKLELKVLADVGLLGMPNAGKSTFISAVSNARPRIADYPFTTLHPNLGVVRVAPEQSFVVADLPGLIEGASEGAGLGHLFLRHLQRTRLLLHVVDMAPFDENVDPVAQAKAIVGELKKYDEALFDKPRWLVLNKLDMVDDDKRVALVKDFVKRFKFKGPVFEISALTREGCELLVKTIYQHVKKVQLSEQPEEDIDPRFVELPPEA is encoded by the coding sequence ATGAAATTTGTAGACGAAGCATTTATTGATATTGCAGCAGGCGATGGTGGGGCAGGTTGCGTCTCGTTTAGCCACGAGAAGTACAAAGAATTCGGCGGCCCTAACGGCGGCGATGGCGGACGTGGTGGCCACGTCTACGCGGTCGCTGACATCAACCTCAACACCTTGGTTGACTTTCGTTTCTCCCGTCGCCACGACGCGCGCAACGGCGGCCACGGCATGGGTTCGGACATGTTTGGCGCCAAAGGCGACGATGTCATCCTTAAAATGCCTGTCGGCAGCATATTGACAGACGCTGAAACCGGCGAAACTTTGTTTGAATTATTGGTGCCAGGCGAGCAAGTCCTGATCGCCAAAGGCGGCGACGGCGGCTTCGGTAATTTGCGCTTTAAGAGCTCAACGAATCGCGCACCGCGAAGCAAAACACCGGGCTGGCCAGGCGAGCGAAAAAGTCTCAAGTTAGAGCTTAAAGTGCTGGCCGACGTTGGTCTACTGGGCATGCCTAATGCGGGCAAATCTACTTTTATTTCCGCCGTCTCCAACGCCAGACCGCGGATTGCTGACTATCCATTCACCACGCTGCACCCCAACTTAGGTGTGGTGCGCGTCGCCCCAGAACAAAGTTTTGTGGTTGCCGACTTGCCCGGCCTGATCGAAGGCGCGTCTGAAGGCGCAGGTTTAGGCCATTTATTCTTACGCCATTTGCAGCGCACACGCTTGCTGCTGCATGTGGTGGACATGGCTCCGTTTGACGAGAATGTTGATCCAGTCGCGCAAGCTAAAGCGATTGTCGGCGAACTAAAAAAATACGACGAAGCCTTGTTCGACAAGCCGCGCTGGTTGGTGCTCAATAAACTTGACATGGTGGACGACGACAAGCGCGTAGCGCTGGTCAAAGACTTCGTGAAGCGCTTTAAATTCAAAGGTCCAGTGTTTGAGATCTCGGCACTGACACGCGAAGGCTGCGAGTTGCTGGTCAAAACGATTTACCAACATGTGAAGAAAGTTCAGCTCAGCGAGCAGCCAGAAGAAGACATAGATCCACGCTTTGTTGAACTGCCGCCCGAAGCCTAA
- the rpmA gene encoding 50S ribosomal protein L27: protein MAQKKGGGSTRNGRDSQPKMLGVKKFGGEVINAGSIIVRQRGTRFHPGVNVGIGKDHTLYALVHGSVSFAIKGSLNKHTVNVTPA, encoded by the coding sequence ATGGCACAGAAAAAAGGCGGCGGCTCTACGCGAAATGGGCGTGATTCACAGCCCAAGATGCTCGGCGTGAAGAAATTCGGCGGCGAAGTTATCAATGCAGGCAGCATTATTGTTCGCCAGCGCGGCACCCGGTTTCACCCCGGCGTGAATGTTGGCATCGGCAAGGACCACACGCTGTATGCGTTGGTTCATGGCTCGGTGTCATTCGCCATCAAAGGTTCGCTGAACAAGCACACCGTGAATGTGACACCAGCGTAA
- a CDS encoding polyprenyl synthetase family protein, whose protein sequence is MSANSTSTAAALALIADDMRGVDAVIEMRLQSEVPLVSQISHYIVAAGGKRLRPSLMLLMCGALGYTHEQRFNIAAVIEFIHTATLLHDDVVDESTLRRGRATANESFGNPASVLVGDFLYSRAFQMMVDAGDMRIMRTLAEATNVIAEGEVLQLMNMHDADLSEEAYLRVIRSKTAKLFEASARLAALLAKSSPEIEQSCAEFGQALGTAFQVIDDVLDYDGDVPEMGKNLGDDLREGKVTLPLIVAMQRGTEAERNLIRQAIETGGTEQMAQIIAIVQNTGALQATRAAAASEAQRAINALAGLPLNPYSQGLHSLASQLLARRS, encoded by the coding sequence TTGTCTGCCAATTCAACAAGTACCGCCGCCGCACTCGCCCTTATTGCTGATGACATGCGCGGCGTGGACGCCGTCATAGAAATGCGCCTTCAGTCTGAAGTGCCGTTAGTCAGTCAGATTTCACACTACATCGTGGCCGCTGGCGGCAAACGCTTGCGGCCTTCTTTGATGCTTTTAATGTGCGGCGCGCTGGGTTACACCCATGAGCAGCGCTTTAATATTGCCGCGGTGATTGAGTTCATTCACACCGCTACCTTGCTTCACGACGATGTAGTTGATGAGTCAACTTTGCGGCGCGGCCGCGCTACAGCTAACGAGTCGTTTGGCAATCCTGCGAGCGTGCTGGTGGGCGACTTTTTATATTCACGGGCCTTTCAGATGATGGTTGATGCGGGCGACATGCGCATCATGCGTACGCTGGCAGAGGCCACCAACGTGATCGCTGAGGGCGAAGTGTTGCAGCTCATGAATATGCATGACGCAGACCTGTCCGAGGAGGCTTACCTGCGTGTGATTCGCTCTAAAACCGCGAAGTTGTTCGAGGCCAGTGCTAGGCTCGCCGCTTTATTGGCCAAGTCGTCCCCAGAAATCGAGCAAAGCTGTGCTGAGTTTGGCCAAGCACTGGGCACCGCCTTCCAAGTCATAGACGATGTGCTTGATTACGACGGCGACGTACCTGAGATGGGTAAAAATTTAGGCGACGATTTGCGCGAAGGTAAGGTGACCTTGCCGTTGATAGTGGCCATGCAACGCGGAACAGAGGCGGAGCGTAATTTGATTCGTCAAGCCATAGAAACCGGCGGTACCGAGCAGATGGCGCAGATTATTGCCATTGTGCAAAACACCGGTGCATTGCAAGCTACACGCGCCGCTGCTGCTTCTGAGGCTCAGCGCGCAATAAACGCGTTGGCCGGTTTGCCGCTAAACCCATACAGTCAAGGTTTGCATAGCTTGGCGTCGCAATTGTTGGCGCGTCGCTCATAA
- the proB gene encoding glutamate 5-kinase, which yields MQDKNAFLLLRDAKRIVVKVGSSLVTNEGRGLDAAAIGQWCEQLAALVKDGREVIMVSSGAIAEGMKRLGWAVRPKAIHELQAAAAVGQMGLAQVYETKLRENGIGSAQVLLTHADLADRERYLNARSTLLTLLQLGVVPVINENDTVVNDEIKFGDNDTLGALVANLVEADALIILTDQRGLFSADPRKDPNAYFVHQANAGDPALEAMAGGAGSSIGSGGMITKILAAKRAAGSGASTVIAWGREPQALIRLSQGEAVGTFLQAQTQKNQARKQWMADHLQLRGSVSVDDGAASMLRDAGKSLLPIGMTRVSGDFSRGDVIAVRDASGAEIARGLANYSSSEARLICRKPSSEFEKLLGYIAEPEMLHRTNLVLTR from the coding sequence ATGCAAGACAAAAATGCCTTTTTGCTGCTGCGCGACGCCAAGCGCATCGTCGTCAAGGTTGGCTCCAGCTTAGTCACCAATGAAGGCCGTGGACTAGACGCCGCAGCGATCGGCCAATGGTGCGAACAACTCGCAGCTTTGGTCAAAGATGGGCGCGAAGTCATAATGGTCAGCAGCGGTGCAATTGCCGAAGGCATGAAGCGTTTGGGCTGGGCCGTCAGGCCTAAAGCCATACACGAGTTACAAGCCGCTGCCGCCGTCGGTCAGATGGGTTTGGCGCAGGTGTACGAAACCAAGCTCAGAGAAAACGGCATAGGCAGTGCCCAAGTACTACTCACCCATGCAGACTTGGCTGACCGTGAGCGCTATTTGAATGCCCGCTCAACCTTGCTCACCTTGCTGCAGCTGGGCGTAGTGCCGGTCATCAACGAGAACGATACCGTCGTCAATGACGAGATTAAATTTGGCGATAACGACACCTTGGGCGCTTTAGTGGCCAACCTAGTCGAAGCCGACGCCCTAATCATATTGACCGATCAACGCGGCCTTTTTAGCGCCGATCCACGCAAAGACCCAAACGCCTATTTTGTGCACCAAGCCAATGCGGGTGACCCTGCACTAGAAGCCATGGCCGGCGGCGCGGGCTCTAGCATTGGCAGCGGCGGCATGATCACCAAAATACTGGCGGCCAAGCGTGCAGCGGGCTCCGGCGCCTCTACCGTGATTGCCTGGGGTCGTGAGCCGCAGGCGTTGATTCGCCTAAGCCAAGGCGAAGCTGTAGGCACATTTTTACAAGCCCAAACTCAAAAAAATCAAGCCCGTAAACAATGGATGGCCGACCACTTGCAGCTACGCGGCTCGGTCAGCGTAGACGACGGTGCGGCCAGCATGCTGCGCGACGCAGGAAAGAGTTTGCTACCCATAGGCATGACACGCGTATCGGGTGATTTTTCCCGCGGCGATGTGATCGCAGTCAGAGACGCGAGCGGCGCGGAAATCGCGCGTGGACTGGCCAACTACTCTAGCTCTGAAGCCAGACTAATTTGTCGTAAGCCGTCTAGTGAATTTGAAAAGTTACTCGGCTATATTGCCGAGCCAGAAATGTTGCATCGGACTAATTTGGTATTGACGCGCTAA
- the rplU gene encoding 50S ribosomal protein L21, with protein MYAVIKTGGKQYKVATGEKIKVEQIAADVGQEIVIDQVLAVGIGSSITVGTPLVLGATVTVTVLSQGRHDKVTIFKMRRRKHYQKRQGHRQNYTELQIGVIAGAAA; from the coding sequence ATGTACGCGGTCATAAAAACCGGTGGCAAACAATATAAAGTTGCTACTGGAGAAAAAATTAAAGTAGAACAGATTGCTGCGGACGTAGGCCAAGAGATTGTTATTGACCAGGTTTTGGCTGTCGGCATCGGCAGCTCAATCACGGTTGGAACTCCCTTGGTGCTAGGTGCAACTGTTACGGTAACTGTCTTGTCTCAGGGCAGACACGATAAAGTGACGATTTTCAAAATGCGTCGTCGTAAACATTACCAAAAACGCCAGGGTCACCGTCAAAACTACACTGAACTGCAAATCGGCGTTATTGCCGGTGCTGCAGCTTAA